One Methanolobus sp. WCC4 DNA segment encodes these proteins:
- a CDS encoding PAS domain-containing sensor histidine kinase yields MDRSFQRTTGALEIMKGTISMANEQLRDPSYKRKYPVFRNWSALSHKLPENDNTGLNNIEKEELQREKSFYASFFQNNNEVMLFIDPKTGNIIDANRAACDYYGWPHEVITGKNMMDINVLPAEEIDDEIERAEDEKRKYLLLKHALANGQVRDVEVYSGLTGSGENELIYNIVHDIAEQELIHDRLKKKRLKLSAVQKLRNIGEWEIDLASGKVTVSEETKRICGIKSGVCTINRICEIPLPKYLPVLEKAQNDLVKRNIPFDVQFKIRRPNDGEIRVIHAVAEYHSERNTIIGVLHDITPLKQTKGELRERKTLLNEVGRIAHVGGWELDPVTNTITWTYEVARIHGLRTNRIIDLASLLNHYSSSSRKLLEDALKRTLKKGQRFDLELELITAKEKHRWIRMIGHPKIDDGRIIKVTGSIQDITEQKKAAIKISEEAAWRRALMEGSRDGIVAVDQEGNIIEANPRYAEMLGYSHEEIQTMNLGDMDIHCDCEEISKTLQHSNSESSLYETCQKRKDGSFVEMEINANTAVFGDRKMTFCVCRDIGQRKMFERELMAAKICAESANKTKSDFLSIMSHELRTPLTSIIGFSDVMLEGIAGSLNKKQTTYMTHVLDAGNHLLELINGILDLSKVESGESELFYEIFDVSQTFSIIIEGLYPLATRKDIHIEIEMNEEIKNISADRIKFKQILTNLLSNAIKFTPENGNVNIKVEILEDHLQTSIKDTGIGIAEEDMDKLFQPFKQLNPHLTRKHEGTGLGLALSKKFVEMHGGKIWVESKIDEGSVFTFTIPVRPRTGI; encoded by the coding sequence ATGGACAGGTCATTTCAGAGGACTACTGGTGCACTTGAAATTATGAAGGGAACCATATCTATGGCAAATGAACAATTGCGAGATCCTTCATACAAAAGGAAATATCCTGTATTTAGAAATTGGTCAGCGTTATCTCATAAACTTCCAGAGAATGACAACACCGGCCTTAATAATATCGAAAAAGAGGAACTCCAGAGGGAGAAAAGCTTTTACGCTTCTTTTTTCCAGAATAACAATGAGGTCATGCTATTTATCGATCCAAAGACAGGCAACATTATCGATGCGAACAGAGCAGCATGTGATTACTATGGATGGCCCCATGAAGTGATCACAGGCAAGAACATGATGGATATAAATGTCCTGCCAGCAGAAGAGATCGATGATGAGATAGAAAGGGCGGAAGATGAGAAACGGAAGTATCTTCTGCTTAAACATGCCCTTGCAAACGGACAGGTACGGGATGTAGAAGTATACAGCGGCCTGACAGGATCAGGGGAGAATGAGCTGATCTATAATATAGTACATGACATTGCTGAGCAAGAACTTATACACGACAGATTAAAAAAGAAAAGGTTGAAACTATCTGCGGTACAAAAGCTCAGGAACATAGGCGAATGGGAAATAGACCTTGCCTCAGGTAAAGTTACCGTCTCTGAAGAAACAAAGAGGATATGCGGTATTAAGAGTGGAGTGTGCACAATTAACAGGATCTGTGAGATACCGCTGCCAAAATACCTTCCTGTTCTTGAAAAAGCCCAGAATGATCTTGTAAAGAGAAATATCCCCTTTGATGTGCAATTCAAAATAAGAAGACCTAATGATGGAGAGATCAGGGTCATACATGCTGTTGCCGAATACCATTCAGAAAGGAACACCATCATAGGCGTCCTGCATGACATCACTCCGCTCAAACAGACAAAGGGTGAACTGCGTGAGAGAAAAACCCTCCTGAATGAAGTTGGCAGGATCGCACATGTCGGGGGATGGGAACTTGACCCTGTAACCAATACGATCACATGGACATACGAAGTTGCCAGGATACATGGACTGAGGACCAATCGTATCATAGACCTTGCCTCCCTCCTGAACCATTACTCTTCATCTTCCAGAAAGCTCTTAGAAGATGCCTTAAAGAGAACGCTGAAGAAAGGCCAGAGATTCGATCTTGAACTGGAACTTATCACTGCAAAAGAGAAGCATAGATGGATCCGCATGATCGGTCATCCTAAGATAGATGATGGTAGAATTATAAAGGTCACAGGTTCTATCCAGGATATAACAGAACAGAAGAAAGCCGCGATCAAGATCTCAGAGGAAGCTGCATGGCGACGTGCCCTGATGGAAGGGTCCAGAGACGGTATCGTTGCTGTTGACCAGGAAGGAAATATTATCGAGGCAAACCCACGTTATGCTGAGATGCTGGGCTACTCGCATGAGGAGATCCAGACCATGAACCTTGGAGATATGGATATTCATTGTGATTGTGAAGAGATAAGTAAGACTCTTCAACATTCTAACTCGGAAAGTAGCCTTTACGAAACATGCCAGAAACGCAAGGATGGAAGTTTCGTTGAGATGGAAATAAATGCAAACACGGCTGTTTTTGGAGACAGGAAAATGACCTTTTGTGTTTGCAGGGATATCGGTCAGCGCAAGATGTTCGAAAGGGAACTTATGGCTGCGAAGATCTGTGCCGAGAGTGCTAATAAGACCAAGAGTGATTTCCTTTCCATTATGAGCCATGAACTAAGGACTCCCCTTACTTCGATCATAGGTTTTTCCGATGTGATGCTGGAAGGGATTGCCGGAAGTTTGAACAAAAAACAGACCACCTACATGACCCACGTCCTGGATGCCGGCAACCATCTGCTCGAGCTCATAAATGGCATACTCGATCTTTCAAAGGTCGAATCGGGAGAAAGTGAGCTATTCTATGAAATATTCGATGTTTCACAGACTTTTTCAATCATTATTGAAGGATTATACCCTCTTGCAACAAGAAAGGACATTCACATAGAAATAGAGATGAATGAAGAAATCAAAAATATATCTGCAGACAGGATCAAATTCAAACAGATATTGACAAATCTCCTCAGCAATGCTATCAAGTTCACCCCTGAAAATGGAAATGTGAACATTAAGGTAGAGATCTTAGAGGATCACCTCCAGACCAGTATAAAAGATACGGGTATTGGAATTGCGGAGGAGGATATGGATAAGCTCTTCCAGCCGTTCAAGCAACTCAATCCGCACCTCACCCGCAAGCATGAAGGGACCGGCCTTGGTCTCGCCCTTTCGAAGAAATTCGTTGAAATGCATGGCGGGAAGATATGGGTTGAAAGTAAGATAGATGAAGGCAGCGTTTTCACATTTACGATTCCGGTAAGACCCAGG
- a CDS encoding ABC transporter ATP-binding protein, with protein sequence MGIKADFRRRYYRRKSDKKKGIEAAFTLDAQFEVGDELVVFFGRSGSGKTTALQCISGLLEPNGGKIIVNGNVYFDCHKRINLPVQQRSLGYVFQSYALFPHMDVKKNIAYGLKGWSESDKEERVTEMLQMLEIEGLENNYPSQLSGGQKQRVALARALAPKPDILLLDEPFSALDRVVRMKLREKIKEIQRELKIPVLFITHNHVEAFTIADKIVIFHDGRVQQIGTPEDVFYHPENKHVAELVGLTNIFEDSMVTGDDEMAGTITIGCENMAITASRPDGTIKERISWGIRPENMRVLPLDDKTTINENVFPAIVKSIVNKGSSKVLALKVKEHSELLIAEIGNQSFEGLELKTEDECLVSMERDRIVLF encoded by the coding sequence ATGGGTATTAAAGCAGATTTCAGAAGGCGATACTATCGCAGGAAGAGCGATAAGAAGAAAGGTATAGAGGCTGCTTTTACCCTTGATGCCCAGTTCGAGGTCGGTGATGAACTTGTCGTATTCTTCGGAAGGTCGGGTTCAGGAAAGACGACCGCACTCCAGTGTATCTCCGGGTTACTGGAACCCAATGGTGGCAAGATAATTGTCAACGGAAATGTGTATTTTGACTGCCACAAGAGGATCAACCTGCCGGTACAGCAGCGTAGCCTGGGATACGTTTTCCAGAGCTATGCCCTTTTCCCGCACATGGATGTGAAGAAGAACATAGCCTATGGCCTTAAAGGATGGAGCGAGAGTGACAAAGAGGAAAGGGTCACCGAGATGCTCCAGATGCTTGAGATAGAGGGACTGGAGAACAATTATCCTTCACAGCTCTCAGGCGGGCAGAAACAGAGGGTTGCTCTGGCACGTGCACTTGCACCGAAACCTGACATACTGTTGCTTGATGAGCCATTCTCTGCCCTTGACAGGGTGGTTCGCATGAAGCTCAGGGAGAAGATCAAGGAGATACAGAGAGAACTGAAGATACCTGTGCTCTTTATCACCCATAACCATGTGGAAGCCTTCACCATAGCCGACAAGATAGTGATATTCCATGACGGACGTGTTCAGCAGATAGGAACACCTGAGGATGTCTTCTACCATCCGGAGAACAAGCATGTCGCAGAGCTGGTAGGACTGACGAACATATTCGAGGATTCCATGGTGACAGGCGATGACGAGATGGCAGGGACCATTACAATCGGATGCGAAAACATGGCTATCACCGCAAGCAGACCTGATGGTACCATCAAAGAGAGGATATCATGGGGCATCCGACCTGAGAACATGCGTGTCCTGCCACTGGATGATAAAACTACCATTAATGAGAACGTATTCCCTGCTATTGTGAAGAGCATTGTGAATAAGGGATCAAGCAAGGTCCTGGCACTTAAGGTTAAGGAACACAGTGAACTTCTGATAGCCGAGATAGGGAACCAATCCTTTGAGGGACTGGAACTTAAGACCGAAGATGAGTGTCTGGTAAGTATGGAAAGGGACAGGATAGTTCTTTTCTGA
- the modB gene encoding molybdate ABC transporter permease subunit, translated as MLDQIGFPLLITLKIAGLSTLIVAITGMVISYILARREFRGKWLADILVTLPLVLPPTVTGYLLVVLLGKKGILGSILYELTGWSIVFTWQAAVIAAFVVSLPLMVKTTTAAIEAVDREYEYAAFTLGRKELDTALFITLPLAKKGILAGIVLSFARAVGEFGATLMFAGNIPGRTNTMSISIYSAFQAGNNDLANMLVIILIVMSLLSMAITAKIINNWKI; from the coding sequence ATGCTCGACCAGATAGGATTTCCCCTGTTAATAACTTTGAAGATCGCCGGCCTGTCCACATTGATAGTGGCTATCACAGGTATGGTGATATCATACATACTTGCAAGAAGGGAGTTCCGGGGGAAATGGCTGGCCGACATACTTGTGACCTTACCCCTTGTCCTCCCTCCAACAGTAACAGGATATCTCCTGGTGGTTCTGCTCGGGAAGAAGGGAATTCTCGGAAGCATTCTTTACGAGCTCACCGGATGGAGCATAGTGTTCACATGGCAGGCAGCGGTCATTGCTGCTTTTGTTGTATCACTCCCGCTTATGGTCAAGACCACAACTGCTGCCATCGAAGCTGTGGACAGGGAATACGAATACGCAGCTTTCACACTTGGAAGGAAAGAACTGGATACTGCGCTTTTCATTACCCTCCCCCTGGCAAAAAAAGGAATACTTGCAGGAATAGTCCTCAGTTTTGCCAGAGCAGTGGGAGAATTCGGTGCTACGCTGATGTTCGCAGGGAACATTCCCGGAAGAACGAACACGATGTCAATTTCCATATACAGTGCATTCCAGGCAGGGAATAACGACCTTGCCAATATGCTGGTTATAATACTCATAGTCATGTCCTTGCTCTCAATGGCCATAACTGCAAAGATAATTAACAACTGGAAGATATGA
- the modA gene encoding molybdate ABC transporter substrate-binding protein, with product MEMKKMSILAITILLVLAVFVSGCTDTNNVEQVDTDTKTDQVTTITVSAAASLTEAFTELETAFEEENPEIDVNYNFAGSGTLRMQIEGGAPIDVFASASQNHMNILSEQDLIDEDSRKDFAANTVVLITPVDSELGIAGPEDLTSDDVETITIGNPETAPVGKYTLEALEEAGLWDELEAKTLLADDVKQVLVYVERGEVDAGFVYSTDAATAEEGTIEVKATIPTVTPISYPIALVSSSTQQNAAQEFVDFVTSEEGTAILESYGFTA from the coding sequence ATGGAAATGAAAAAGATGTCAATTCTTGCTATCACAATTCTACTGGTACTTGCGGTCTTTGTAAGTGGATGCACTGATACCAACAACGTAGAACAGGTAGACACAGACACAAAGACAGATCAGGTTACAACAATAACAGTGTCTGCAGCAGCAAGCCTTACCGAGGCTTTCACAGAACTGGAAACGGCATTCGAGGAAGAGAATCCCGAGATCGATGTCAATTACAACTTCGCAGGATCAGGCACCCTCAGGATGCAGATAGAGGGCGGAGCACCTATCGATGTGTTCGCATCGGCATCACAGAATCACATGAACATATTAAGTGAGCAGGACCTTATCGATGAAGACTCAAGAAAGGACTTTGCAGCCAACACAGTCGTCCTGATAACACCTGTTGACAGTGAACTAGGCATTGCCGGACCGGAAGACCTTACATCAGATGATGTTGAGACGATCACCATCGGAAATCCTGAAACAGCACCTGTAGGAAAATACACCCTTGAAGCACTTGAGGAAGCAGGTCTCTGGGATGAACTTGAAGCAAAGACATTGCTGGCTGATGATGTTAAACAGGTCCTGGTATATGTGGAGAGAGGAGAAGTTGATGCAGGTTTCGTCTACAGTACTGATGCAGCAACCGCAGAGGAAGGTACTATCGAGGTAAAGGCAACCATACCAACGGTCACACCTATAAGCTATCCGATAGCACTGGTCTCATCATCTACACAACAGAACGCTGCACAGGAATTTGTGGATTTCGTAACTTCTGAGGAAGGAACTGCAATACTTGAATCCTACGGATTCACAGCTTGA
- a CDS encoding peptidylprolyl isomerase, which produces MKKAIIETDKGTITLELFEKDAPKTVANFEKLIKEGFYDGLTFHRVIPNFVIQGGCPRGDGTGGPGYSIKCETKGNPRKHGTGALSMAHAGKNTGGSQFFITHSPQPHLDGVHTVFGQVIEGQDVVNKIKPKDVMKKVTVVEE; this is translated from the coding sequence ATGAAGAAAGCGATCATCGAAACCGACAAAGGAACAATCACTCTGGAACTGTTCGAGAAGGATGCACCAAAGACCGTGGCTAACTTTGAGAAGCTCATCAAGGAAGGCTTCTATGACGGACTCACATTCCACAGGGTAATACCAAACTTTGTCATTCAGGGCGGATGCCCAAGAGGAGACGGAACAGGTGGACCCGGATACTCCATCAAGTGTGAGACAAAGGGCAACCCACGTAAACACGGCACAGGTGCACTCTCCATGGCACACGCCGGAAAGAACACAGGTGGAAGCCAGTTCTTCATCACACACTCACCACAGCCACACCTTGATGGTGTACACACAGTCTTCGGTCAGGTTATCGAGGGACAGGATGTCGTCAACAAGATCAAGCCAAAAGATGTGATGAAAAAGGTCACCGTTGTCGAAGAATAA
- a CDS encoding exonuclease SbcCD subunit D, giving the protein MDEIRIVHTGDTHLGYRQYHSDVRRKDFFNAFSSVVDDAIDMGVDAVVHAGDLFDSRNPTLDDILDAMGLFSKLKDAGIPLLAIVGNHESKQSTQWLDLYSSLGLVTRLGPEPYVLGGVAVYGIDSVAKTKIPLFDYSMFDGKGTAARYNLLVMHQLVKPFAFGEWDIKEVIDSIPFDIHAVLLGDNHKYEITKVDDAWVTYAGSTERNSTAEREPRSYNIVTIGDGGIEISRRTIETRDFVFIPVTLAEGSNALDDVFSTIKEHDITDKVVFVELSGDTMSKLDLSEVEKFLLSRGALVPGIKDLRSGVDSLADSSLKVSFSDPDDVVKEEIRKMNLTSGGLLLDEIIRDPQFVKTRVGDEAEAKLGELLERIDFSVPVPVSSHVPIADEVMEKEADISGEKVDHELPVDDQFAPDVVKEVSLEMDVPEKQPAETIETVGTVDTVETSKDAVSGQLINEEKDPGRISDVDEDQEGPSAISPEEVAGDAETSDEGKKEDSSVKPRQYNLGDYL; this is encoded by the coding sequence ATGGATGAGATAAGGATAGTCCACACAGGGGACACACATCTTGGATACCGGCAGTACCACAGTGATGTGCGCCGGAAGGATTTCTTCAATGCTTTTTCCAGTGTGGTGGATGATGCTATCGATATGGGTGTGGACGCTGTAGTTCATGCAGGTGATCTGTTCGATTCCAGGAATCCGACCCTTGATGATATTCTTGATGCCATGGGTCTTTTCTCAAAACTAAAAGATGCAGGTATTCCTCTGCTTGCAATTGTCGGTAACCATGAGAGCAAACAGAGCACTCAGTGGCTTGACCTTTACAGCAGCCTCGGTCTTGTGACCCGTCTTGGGCCTGAGCCTTATGTGTTGGGGGGTGTGGCAGTGTACGGTATCGACAGTGTGGCAAAGACAAAGATCCCGCTGTTCGATTACTCCATGTTCGACGGAAAAGGAACAGCTGCGCGATATAATCTGCTTGTGATGCACCAGCTTGTAAAACCCTTTGCATTCGGTGAATGGGACATCAAAGAGGTCATTGATTCAATTCCTTTCGACATCCATGCAGTGCTTCTGGGAGATAATCACAAATACGAGATCACAAAGGTGGATGATGCCTGGGTTACCTATGCAGGCAGTACTGAAAGGAACAGTACTGCTGAACGTGAACCCCGGTCATATAATATAGTGACTATTGGGGATGGCGGTATAGAGATAAGCAGGCGCACGATCGAGACCCGTGATTTCGTTTTCATACCGGTTACCCTCGCCGAAGGTTCCAATGCCCTTGATGATGTGTTCTCCACGATAAAGGAGCATGACATTACCGACAAAGTAGTATTTGTAGAACTTTCAGGCGATACCATGTCAAAGCTGGACCTCAGTGAGGTTGAGAAGTTCCTTCTGTCAAGGGGTGCGCTGGTCCCGGGAATAAAGGACCTTCGTTCTGGCGTTGACTCGCTGGCAGACTCTTCCCTGAAAGTCTCTTTCTCAGACCCTGATGATGTAGTTAAGGAAGAGATAAGGAAAATGAACCTTACATCCGGCGGTCTGCTGCTTGATGAGATAATACGTGACCCTCAGTTCGTCAAGACAAGGGTTGGTGACGAGGCGGAGGCAAAATTGGGAGAATTACTTGAAAGGATCGATTTCTCTGTCCCGGTTCCGGTCAGTTCACATGTTCCGATTGCAGACGAAGTGATGGAGAAAGAGGCCGATATTTCCGGGGAAAAGGTCGATCATGAGTTACCAGTTGATGATCAGTTTGCTCCTGATGTAGTAAAGGAAGTCTCATTGGAGATGGACGTTCCGGAGAAGCAGCCGGCTGAAACCATTGAAACTGTTGGAACCGTTGATACCGTTGAAACTTCAAAAGATGCCGTGTCTGGTCAGTTGATCAATGAAGAGAAGGACCCGGGGAGGATATCTGATGTCGATGAGGACCAAGAAGGACCTTCTGCTATCTCTCCTGAAGAGGTCGCAGGGGATGCAGAAACTTCTGATGAAGGGAAGAAAGAAGATAGTTCTGTAAAACCACGACAATATAATCTGGGTGATTACCTGTGA
- a CDS encoding AAA family ATPase, producing MLKRLKVENIRSYKELDIAFKNGVTVVSGVNGSGKSSLLESCFTGLFGSKTLDKEFVLSDIITKGASKASILLEFEQKGHDYSVEQSFRNDPEKGRASNTKSVFKKDGEIIFDQATRTYEAVHSLLNMDEEAYRNCVYIRQGEIDVLINSKPKDRQKMIDDLLQLGKLEEYRERASSARVGVGRHQRDNERRIKEVTAEILEVEDSDPNGRLAALRTRSKDIDAEMGSLNEKRDRTLSRMDEVTKKISELNELAGKKESVGQQIKELTDRRSKSFISIDSISKDIRSRKELLETKHTRISELGVKLETSPGNIDAVVSKLDTDERSLRDDIGEMKSKRAVLEKDVLNIVRSVKDIEKQLKTLEDSGKDIDSKIKAIRSGIEKHLLSVEELGNKRVEVVARVDSLGLSLEKLENIDDVLDLVNDQQKRFHGLEAELKAKISEIRKRLERSKQLLDAGKCPTCGQDLKGSCVEESTVSDNEEMDRLEAELSELKVKQEEAGARVEKVKAARGCRTEIESIDRDIVSAKEAIERDETRIDEYSLHIKEDEGRIKELMSGKEALEKTLVETREKVQQMGESEGTVQKEHAGLLESLGLAREMQKLLADSDLIDSEIKQMDEKITSIQEMISLFDGQIGEKKVSLDELDKKMGEFDKKELESLNRDYGSAFKLINSEIDKLKVEKDDVMKKAGMAENDRKRLSDLKKNLNILKNKGEYLNAVYSDAEELESMYIRIRAQLRSSNIQTLDRLINEIFSFMYSNNAYSHVMLDPDYNLTVFEKDGTALEPKLLSGGERALFNLVLRCAIYRLLSLGTSSNDGAGLPPLIMDEPTVFLDRGHVHQLIKLIDMMRDIGVAQILIVSHDESLIDSADNVFAVEKDPVTNTSGIYAR from the coding sequence ATGCTGAAACGCCTGAAGGTCGAGAATATACGGAGCTATAAAGAGCTTGATATTGCTTTTAAGAACGGGGTTACCGTTGTCTCAGGTGTCAATGGCAGTGGTAAGTCCAGTCTGCTCGAATCATGTTTCACAGGACTCTTCGGTAGTAAGACACTGGATAAGGAGTTCGTGCTCTCTGATATCATTACAAAGGGTGCTTCAAAGGCATCCATATTGCTGGAGTTCGAGCAGAAAGGTCATGATTATTCTGTGGAGCAATCCTTCAGGAACGACCCTGAGAAGGGACGTGCTTCCAATACGAAGTCCGTCTTCAAGAAGGACGGGGAAATAATCTTCGATCAGGCAACGAGGACGTATGAGGCAGTTCACTCCCTCCTGAATATGGATGAAGAGGCTTACAGGAATTGTGTTTACATCCGTCAGGGTGAGATCGATGTCCTTATCAACTCCAAACCGAAGGACCGGCAGAAGATGATAGATGATCTTCTCCAGCTTGGTAAACTGGAGGAGTACCGTGAGAGGGCTTCAAGTGCCAGAGTGGGAGTTGGTCGACATCAGCGTGATAATGAACGACGTATAAAGGAAGTTACCGCTGAGATACTGGAAGTAGAGGACAGTGACCCTAATGGCAGGCTGGCTGCCCTGAGAACGAGGTCCAAAGACATAGATGCTGAAATGGGCTCTTTGAATGAGAAAAGGGACCGCACTCTTTCCAGAATGGATGAGGTCACAAAGAAGATCTCCGAACTGAATGAACTCGCCGGTAAAAAGGAATCTGTGGGCCAGCAGATAAAGGAACTGACCGACAGGCGTTCGAAGTCCTTCATTTCCATAGATTCCATATCAAAGGATATTCGCTCACGTAAGGAACTCCTTGAGACAAAACATACAAGAATCTCTGAGCTTGGTGTGAAGCTGGAAACCTCTCCCGGGAATATCGATGCGGTTGTCTCAAAGCTTGATACAGATGAGCGTTCTTTACGCGATGATATAGGTGAGATGAAAAGTAAACGTGCGGTCCTGGAGAAGGATGTTCTTAATATCGTTCGTTCGGTGAAGGATATCGAGAAACAGCTAAAGACCCTTGAGGATTCAGGGAAGGATATCGATTCTAAGATCAAGGCCATCCGGTCCGGGATAGAAAAGCATCTACTTAGCGTAGAGGAACTTGGGAACAAGCGTGTGGAAGTTGTTGCCAGGGTTGATTCTCTGGGTCTCAGCCTTGAAAAACTGGAGAATATCGATGATGTCCTGGACCTTGTAAATGACCAGCAGAAGCGGTTCCATGGGCTTGAGGCGGAACTCAAAGCGAAGATCTCCGAGATAAGAAAACGGCTTGAGAGGTCAAAGCAACTTCTTGATGCAGGAAAGTGCCCTACGTGCGGTCAGGACCTTAAAGGTTCATGTGTGGAGGAATCTACCGTTTCTGACAATGAGGAGATGGACAGACTGGAAGCCGAACTTTCAGAGCTTAAAGTAAAGCAGGAAGAGGCAGGGGCAAGGGTAGAGAAGGTTAAGGCGGCACGCGGTTGCAGGACCGAGATAGAGTCCATCGACAGGGATATCGTTTCAGCTAAGGAAGCTATCGAAAGGGATGAGACGCGGATAGATGAGTACAGCCTTCATATAAAGGAAGATGAAGGCAGGATAAAAGAACTGATGTCCGGGAAAGAGGCTCTTGAAAAGACCCTTGTTGAGACCAGGGAGAAGGTTCAGCAGATGGGAGAGTCCGAAGGGACTGTTCAGAAAGAGCACGCCGGTCTTCTTGAAAGTCTCGGACTTGCTCGTGAGATGCAGAAACTACTTGCAGACTCGGACCTGATCGATTCTGAGATAAAACAGATGGATGAGAAGATAACCAGCATTCAGGAAATGATCTCTCTCTTTGACGGGCAGATAGGAGAGAAGAAAGTGTCTCTGGATGAGCTCGATAAGAAGATGGGCGAGTTCGATAAGAAGGAACTCGAATCACTTAACCGGGACTACGGGTCCGCATTCAAGCTGATCAATTCAGAGATCGACAAGTTGAAGGTCGAGAAGGACGATGTCATGAAGAAGGCCGGAATGGCGGAGAATGACCGAAAACGTCTTTCAGACCTGAAAAAGAACCTGAACATCCTGAAGAACAAAGGTGAATATCTCAATGCTGTGTATTCGGATGCAGAGGAGCTTGAGAGTATGTACATACGTATACGTGCACAACTTCGTTCCAGTAATATACAGACCCTTGACAGGCTGATAAATGAGATCTTCTCTTTTATGTACTCTAACAATGCGTATTCCCATGTGATGCTGGATCCCGATTACAACCTTACCGTGTTCGAGAAGGATGGCACCGCCCTCGAACCGAAACTTCTCAGTGGCGGTGAGCGTGCTTTGTTCAATCTGGTGCTTCGCTGTGCGATCTATCGTCTGTTGTCCCTTGGAACCTCATCGAACGATGGTGCAGGACTTCCGCCTCTTATTATGGATGAGCCGACCGTTTTCCTTGACAGGGGACATGTGCACCAGTTGATAAAGCTGATCGATATGATGAGGGATATAGGGGTGGCGCAGATACTTATCGTATCCCATGACGAATCGCTTATCGATTCTGCAGACAATGTATTTGCTGTGGAGAAGGATCCGGTGACAAATACCTCCGGCATATATGCCCGGTGA